Proteins from a single region of Hordeum vulgare subsp. vulgare chromosome 6H, MorexV3_pseudomolecules_assembly, whole genome shotgun sequence:
- the LOC123406088 gene encoding histone H3.2-like has protein sequence MARTKQTARKSTGGKAPRKQLATKAARKSAPTTGGVKKPHRFRLGTVALREIHKYQKSTELLTYLTLLIRKLPFQRLVREIAQDFKTDLRFQSSAVSALQEAAEAYLVGLFEDTNLCAIHAKRVTIMPKDIQLARRIRGERA, from the exons ATGGCCCGCACGAAGCAGACGGCGAGGAAGTCGACCGGCGGCAAGGCGCCGCGGAAGCAGCTGGCGACCAAGGCGGCGCGCAAGTCGGCCCCGACCACGGGGGGCGTCAAGAAGCCGCACCGCTTCCGCCTGGGCACCGTGGCGCTCCGGGAGATCCACAAGTACCAGAAGAGCACGGAGCTGCTA ACTTATCTAACACTGCTCATCCGCAAGCTGCCCTTCCAACGCCTCGTGCGAGAGATCGCGCAGGACTTCAAGACCGACCTCCGCTTTCAGAGCTCCGCCGTCTCTGCCCTCCAGGAGGCCGCCGAGGCCTACCTCGTCGGGCTCTTCGAGGACACCAACCTCTGCGCCATCCATGCCAAGCGCGTCACCATCATGCCCAAGGACATCCAGCTCGCCCGCCGCATCAGGGGAGAGAGGGCCTAA